GCCGAAGGCATTTACCTCGCTCTCGATTACTTGCACGGTGCCGAAATGCCTGATTGCAAAGATCCGGAAAAGTACAATGCCAAGGGCAAAAAAGTCTTGATCATTGGCGGTGGCGATACGGGTAACGACTGCGTGGGTAAAGCAATTCGTGAAGGATGCAAGAGCGTTCTCCAGGTGGAATTCATGCCGAAGCCGCCTGAGACTCGTTCTCCCTCTACGCCGTGGCCGGATTGGCCGTACTTGCTGCGCACAAGCTACGCACACCACGAAGGCGGCGAACGTCGCTGGAATGTTTCGTCCAAGCAGTTTATTGTCAAGGACGGTCACGTGGCAGGTGTCGAAGCAGTCCGTGTCGAATGGGATATGTCTCCGCTCGGCAAGCCGCTCAAGCCGAATGAAGTTCCGAATTCTACGGAAATCATCGAAGCTGATTTGGTCGTGCTCGCCATGGGCTTCACAGGCGTTCCGGCTGAAGGCCTCGTGAACGACTTGGGCTTGAAACTTACGCCGCGTACGGCAATCATCCCAGACCCTGCACGTAACATTTACGCGGTCGGTGACTGTGCTAACGGAGCTTCGCTTGTGGTTCGCGCCATGGCAAGCGCCAAGCAGGTCGTAAACCGACTCAAGTAATACATCTCCGTTCCTGAAACTCAAGAGTTTTACAATTTTTGTAAAACTCTTTTCTTGTTTTTACACATTTTGTAAAATATTTCATTTCCTGAAAATCTCTTAATTTTCAAAATCCTCGAAATTACTTCAAAATCACCACTTTTACTGAAATTGTAAAAGTGGCACGATTTTTGCCTATAGAGCGCGAATAGCGTAAAAAGGATTACATTTTATGTCTTTAAAATTTTCAAAATGGACTGGTCTCGGCAACGACTTCGTTCTCGTCGAACCTGGTGAGTCTTTCGACATGACTCCGGGCAAGGCTCTGGAACAGCGTGTAATTGAACTTTGCGATAGACGCTTTGGCATTGGCGCTGATGGGGTAGTCGTCGTAACTCCGATAAACGAAAATGTAAAAAGTAACGAATTTGAAATGCGCATCTTCAACGCAGACGGTTCCGAAGCCGCCATGTGCGGTAACGCCACGCGTTGTGTTGCAAAGTTTATCCAAAGTCGCGGTCTTAGCGATGATAGCAATTTTGTTTTGCACACCAAAAGCGGTCTTGTAAAGCCATCCGTTCTGCCGGATGGCCGTGTTTGTGTAAATATGGGCCTCCCGCGCGAATTCTTGGGAACGATCAAGCTCACAGCAGATACATTTGATTTTACGGGCGTAACAGTTTCTATGGGCAACCCGCATACCGTTATCTTCGTAGACGACATCGAAAAAATTCAGCTTGAAAATTGGGGACGCATCCTCGAAGTAGACAAGATTTTCCCTGACCGTTGCAACATCGAATTTGCACAAGTGATCAACGAAAATACGATTCGCATGCGCGTCTGGGAACGCGGTTGTGGCGTGACGATGGCTTGTGGCACCGGAAGCTGCGCAACGCTTGTTGCCGCTCAGCGCACAGGTCGCATCGGTCTCGAAGCAGACGTTGTCTTGGATGGCGGAACGCTTCACATCAAGCACGAAGAAGGCGGCCCAGTCTTTATGACCGGCCCCGCAAAAGAAGTCTTCAAAGGCGAAATCTAAATCGTTTAAACGAGTGAGCTCCTAAAACCTATTACCTAAAACCGAATACTTAAAAATGAACAATTCAATCATCAATCCGTACTACGATCGTCTTCCTGGCAGTTACCTTTTTTCAACGATTGCCAAGAAAATCAAGGAATACCAGGGCACCCACGAAAACGCAGACATCATCCGCTTGGGTATTGGCGATGTGACTTCTCCGATTATCCCCGCTGTGATCGAGGCCATGCACAAGGCTGTAAACGAAATGGGTGTCAAGTGGACGTTCCGCGGTTACGGTCCAGAACAAGGTTATGATTTCCTCCGTGAAGCCATTATCCGTGGCGAATACACTCCGCGCGGCATTGAAATGGATCCGAACGATGTGTTCGTGAGCGATGGTTCCAAGTGCGATGTCGCAAATATCCAGGAACTCTTCTCGGCTGACGCCAAAATTGCAATCCCGGACCCGGTTTACCCTGTGTATCTCGATAGCAACGTGATGGCTGGCCGTACGGGGGTTCTTCAGGACGACGGTCATTTCTCCGAAGTGACTTATCTCGCCTCAACGGCTGAAAACAACTTCCAGCCTGACTTGCCCAAGAATCCCGTCCAATTGATTTATCTTTGCAGCCCGAACAACCCGACCGGTACGGTGCTCACTCGAGAAACGCTCCAGAAGTTTGTGGATTACGCCAACGAAACTGGTGCAATTATTTTGTTCGATGGTGCATACAATTGCTACATCCGCGACGAAAAGCTCCCGCACTCCATTTACGAAATTCCAGGCGCTCGCACTTGCGCCATTGAATTCCGCAGCTTCAGTAAGACCGCCGGATTCACGGGCGTTCGTTGTGCATACACAATTGTCCCGCACGAACTTGAAAAGCTCCGTGCCATGTGGAACCGCCGTCAGTGCACTAAGTTCAACGGCGTAAGCTACGTGACACAGCGCGCGGCAGAAGCCATTTACACTCCGGAAGGCTGGGAACAGACAAAGGCCGTCATCAGCGGTTACATGGATACGGCTGCAAAAATCCGCAAGGAATTGACGGAATGTGGTTATACCGTTTTCGGTGGCGAACACGCTCCTTACATTTGGTGGAAGTTGCCCGAAGGCGAAAAATCGTTTGACTTTTTTGACCGCTTGCTTGCCACTTGCGAAGTTGTCGGCACGCCGGGTAGTGGTTTTGGTCCCTGCGGTGAAGGCTATTTCCGCCTGACCGCTTTTGGCGACCCAGACCAGACTGCAGTTGCCCTCAAGCGCATTAGGGAAAAGTTGTAAAACGAAGTCATTAGTTATTGGTCAAAGCCCTTTAGTATATAACAATCATTTACTATTTTACAAATTATGAAACAACCAATAGCTCCAGAAATCGCGGTCGTTCAAAAGATCAGTACAATCATCATCCACGAGAGAAACGTTGAAAAGCTCTTGGATAATGTGCTCACCATTTTGGATACCGACATGGGTATGCTGAATGGCACGTTTACTTTGCTGTTCGGTAATACCTTGAAAATTGAAGCATCGCATGGACTTGATGAAAAGAAAAAGCGCCTAGGCCAATATCAGGTGGGCGAAGGCATCACTGGACATGTGGCAGAAACAGGCCGCAGCCACGTGATTCCCGACTTGCGCAAGGATTCTCGATTCTTGAACCGCACGGGCGCTCGCAATTACGATAGCCAGGTTGCTTTTATCTGCGTTCCGCTGATTCATGATGAACAAATTATCGGAACGCTTTCAGTAGACCGCCCTGTCGATGTGACGACGGATCTGGACCGCGATGTCGCACTTTTGGAAATCATCGCCAACATCACGGGTGATGCCGCAAGCGAATGCCAGACAATGCTTGTGGAACGCCAGTCCTTGATTGACGAAAACCAGAAGTTGCGTGACATGCTCAGCGGTAAGCCGAGTGAACTTGTTGGCAACTGCCGCGAAATGCAGATTGTGTACGAACAAGTGCGTCAAGTCGCTCCGTCGGATGCGACCGTGCTTATTCGCGGTGGTAGCGGTACGGGTAAAGAGATGATCGCTCGTGCAATTGTGCAGCTTTCATCTCGTAAAGACAAGCCGTTTGTAACGCTTAACTGCGCAGCCCTTCCAGAGAATCTTGTGGAAAGCGAACTTTTCGGTCACGAAAAAGGCGCATTCACAGGAGCCATTAACATGCGCAAGGGTCGTGCAGAAATTGCCGATGGCGGAACGCTCTTCCTCGACGAAATTGGCGATTTGACAATGCAAACTCAGGTCAAGCTGCTGCGTTTTTTGCAAGAACGCACGTTCAGCCGAGTCGGCAGCAACGA
The DNA window shown above is from Fibrobacter sp. UWB16 and carries:
- the dapF gene encoding diaminopimelate epimerase; the protein is MSLKFSKWTGLGNDFVLVEPGESFDMTPGKALEQRVIELCDRRFGIGADGVVVVTPINENVKSNEFEMRIFNADGSEAAMCGNATRCVAKFIQSRGLSDDSNFVLHTKSGLVKPSVLPDGRVCVNMGLPREFLGTIKLTADTFDFTGVTVSMGNPHTVIFVDDIEKIQLENWGRILEVDKIFPDRCNIEFAQVINENTIRMRVWERGCGVTMACGTGSCATLVAAQRTGRIGLEADVVLDGGTLHIKHEEGGPVFMTGPAKEVFKGEI
- a CDS encoding LL-diaminopimelate aminotransferase, with protein sequence MNNSIINPYYDRLPGSYLFSTIAKKIKEYQGTHENADIIRLGIGDVTSPIIPAVIEAMHKAVNEMGVKWTFRGYGPEQGYDFLREAIIRGEYTPRGIEMDPNDVFVSDGSKCDVANIQELFSADAKIAIPDPVYPVYLDSNVMAGRTGVLQDDGHFSEVTYLASTAENNFQPDLPKNPVQLIYLCSPNNPTGTVLTRETLQKFVDYANETGAIILFDGAYNCYIRDEKLPHSIYEIPGARTCAIEFRSFSKTAGFTGVRCAYTIVPHELEKLRAMWNRRQCTKFNGVSYVTQRAAEAIYTPEGWEQTKAVISGYMDTAAKIRKELTECGYTVFGGEHAPYIWWKLPEGEKSFDFFDRLLATCEVVGTPGSGFGPCGEGYFRLTAFGDPDQTAVALKRIREKL
- a CDS encoding sigma 54-interacting transcriptional regulator, producing MKQPIAPEIAVVQKISTIIIHERNVEKLLDNVLTILDTDMGMLNGTFTLLFGNTLKIEASHGLDEKKKRLGQYQVGEGITGHVAETGRSHVIPDLRKDSRFLNRTGARNYDSQVAFICVPLIHDEQIIGTLSVDRPVDVTTDLDRDVALLEIIANITGDAASECQTMLVERQSLIDENQKLRDMLSGKPSELVGNCREMQIVYEQVRQVAPSDATVLIRGGSGTGKEMIARAIVQLSSRKDKPFVTLNCAALPENLVESELFGHEKGAFTGAINMRKGRAEIADGGTLFLDEIGDLTMQTQVKLLRFLQERTFSRVGSNEELHSDVRFLAATSRNLEELMEKKLFREDLFYRLNIFPIAMPDLAKRQSDIILLAEHFIEKMNLRYGKKIVRLSTTAINLLMSYHWPGNVRELENCIERAVLTATDDCIHSYNLPPSLQTSLSTGTGKIITDHAPLDVMMCNYEKELITEAIKRNDGNISAAGRELGISPRMMNYRMNKLGLITK